The sequence below is a genomic window from Halolamina litorea.
ACGGCGTCGACGGCGAGGCCGTGCCGGTCGAGGGCGATCCGGCAGGCGGCCTCACTGTTGAGCGAGCAGACGCCGACCCGCCCGGACTGCTCGCCGAGTTCGGCCGCCAGCGGGAGTGCGGGGGCCTCGTTCGCCGCGGCGCGCTCGTGTTCGCCGACGACGGCTTCGAAGCGGTCCCGGGTGTCGGTCGCCTCCGTCAGTTCGAGCAGGTCCCAGAGGTCCCGACCACCCGGATCGAGGCCCCGATCCCGGAGGTCGGCAGCGAGGTCGTCGCGGGCGGCCGCCCAGTCGACGGGCAGCGAGACCAGCGTACCGTCGAGGTCGTAGACGACGGGGTTCATGACGCCCAAAAGGCGGTTCGGGCGGAAAAAACGGTCGGGCCGGTTCCGCACGCACCTTCAAGTGCTCTGACACCCACCACCGGCCATGGCGGGTCCCGACCCCCAGCAGCTACACCGCCTGATCGACCGTTTCCCCGAGCCGCGCGCCGACGAGCGGTTCGTGGCTGCGGACGGCCGACTCGACGGCGCGTACGGCCGCATCGCCGGCGACTGGTACGACGAACTCCGGCGGCTCGCCGACGCCTACGCCGAGGGCGAGGTGCTCCGCGAGACGGTGCTCGGCCACGTCGAGGCCGTCCCCGACTTCCGGCTGACCGACGGCGCCGCGCCGCTCCCGGACCGCCGGGCCGACCTCATCGCGGCCGCCGAGGAACTGCCCGAGGTGGGCGAGCTATCGGTGTGGTACCACGAACTCCGTGGGCTGCTCGCCGACGACCCCGAACGCCTCTCACCGTTCGAGCGCGCCCTCCACGACTTCGGCTACGTCATCGCCCACGGGCTGTTCCTCGGCGCCGACTCCCCGGAGTCGGTTGTCAAACGGCTCAGGCTGGCCTACCGCCTCGTCGGCGTCCGCATCGACGACACCGGAACCGACGGCGGCGAGCGCACGACGTTCACCTGTCCGTACCGGGACCTCGGCGCCGATCGGTACGGGAAGCGCTGGCTCTGTCACGAGAAACTGGACCGCGTCGACGACGGCTACGTCAGCTACCTCGACGAGCGCGGCATCGACTACCAGCGGCCGCGGGGCTGTGCGAACTCGGCGCAGTGTTACTCCACGGTCGCACGGGAGAGTCCCGACCGCTGGTGGCCGAAGACGCCGCCGGAGGCGGTTCGGGACTGACGATGACCGACGCCGACCACGTCGACCGGATCCGGGCGGACTACGGGCGCTGGGCGCGGTTCTACGACTGGTTCGCGCGGGCGACAACGAGTGTCGGCGGCGTCCGGGCGGCCTGTATCGACGCGCTCGACCTCGATGTTGGCGACACGGTGGTGGAGTTCGGCTGCGGCCCGGGACCGAACCTCCCGGCGCTCCGTGACGCCGTGGGGCCCTCGGGCCACGTTGTCGGTGTCGACGTGACGCGGCGGATGCTCGACCGCGCACGGGCGCTCGTCGCCCGCCGGGGCTGGGAGAACGTCTCGCTCGTGCAGGGCGACGCGGCGACGCCGCCGATCGGTGGCGCCGACGCGGTGCTGTCGACGTTCGTCACGTCGCTCTTTCCCGATCCGGCGGCGGTGGTTCGGGGCTGGTGCGGGCTGGCGGATCGCGTCGTCCTCGCCAGCTTCGCGCCGCGGGGGAGCCGCCCGGCGAACGCGGCGTTGTGGGCGTTCACGCGGCTGAGCACCGAACTGTTCGACGCCGACGGCGTCGACGCCCTCGCGCAGTTGGACCGTCGGACGGCGGCCGCCCGGGCGGGGTTGGACGCGTCGATGGACCGTGTCGGGAGCGAGACGTACGTGTTCGGCACCGTTACGGTTGCGGCCGGGCACAGGGCGTAGCGTCGAAAAGGGGTACCGGCGTCTCAGTCCAACAGGTCCCGCGCGATGATCGTCTTCTGGATCTCGCTGGTCCCCTCGTAGATCGTCGTGATCTTCGCGTCGCGGTAGAACCGCTCCACGTCGAACTCGGACATGTAGCCGTAGCCGCCGTGGATCTGGACCGCCTCGTTGGTCACGTCGACGGCGGCCTCGCTGGCGAAGTACTTCGCCATCGACGCGATGACGCGGGAGTCCTCGCCGGCGTCGGCCTGTCGGGCGGTCTCCCGGCAGAGCAGCCGCGATGCCTCGACCTGCGTCGCCATGTCGGCCATCTTCTGCCGGATGGCGCCGATGTCGCCGATCGGGTTGCCGAACTGCTCGCGTTCGCCGGCGTAGGCGATGGCCTCGTCGAGTGCGGCCTGTGCGACGCCGACGGCCTGCGAGGCGATAGCCAGTCGACCGCCGGTGAGGATCTTGAACGCCGCCGAGAGGCCGTCGCCTTCGGGGGTGAGGCGGTACTTCTCGGGGATCTCGACGCCGTCGAACGTCATCCCGGTCGTGTCGCTCGCTCTGAGGCCGAGTTTGTGCTCCTTCTTCCCGACCTTCACGCCGTCGTAGTCGGCGGGCACGAGGAACTGGGTGATCGAGCCCCGGTCATCGGGGTCGGTCTTGGCGAAGACGATGTAGACGCCGGCGCGCTGGCCGTTGGTGATCCACTGTTTCTCCCCGGAGATGCGGTAGCCGTCCTCGGTCTTCTCCGCGGTCGTCGTCATCTGGGCGGGGTTCGAGCCGGCGCCGGGTTCGGAGAGACAGAACGCGCCGACGGGGCGGCCGTCGACCATCTCCGACAGCCACTCGTCTTTCACGTCGTCGCTGCCGAACTCCGCGATACAGGAGGTCGCCAGACAGTGGACCGAGAGCGCCGTCGCCACCGCGAGGTGGCCGTAGGCGAGCGCCTCGTTCACGGCCGCGTAGGTGGCGTTGTCGGCGTCGAAGCCGCCGTACTCCGCGGGGACGGTGAGCCTGGTGAGGTCCAGTTCCGCGAGGTCGTCCCACGCGTCCTCCGGGAACGTCTCCTCGGCGTCGAGTTCCTGCGCTTCCGGGCGGAGTTCCTCGAGGGCGAACTCCTCGACGGCGTCCCGGATGGCGCGCTGCTCGTCGGTCAGCGCCGACTCGCTTTGGGTGTGCATACCCGCGGATGGGCCGCACGGCGCAAAAGCGGTCCGACTCCGGCGCCCGGGCCCGTCACGCACCCCCGCACAGTTTTACGTCGGTGTCCTTCGTCGCTTCGGGCATGTTTCGGGTAGCGTCGGCGCTCGCCTGTCTCTTCCTCGTGCTCTCGGCCACCGGGCCGGCCGCCGCGGCCGGCCTCGGGAGCGCCGACGCCGCCTCACCTGCCGTCGACGCCTCGGCCGCCATCGATGCCCCCGCCCTCCAGCAGGCCGACGGGTCGCTCTCACTGACCGTGACCGACGGCGACGACCCCGTTGCCGGTGCCGCCGTCACCCTCTACCGCGACGGCGAGCGCGTGCTCGGCGGCGAAACCGGCGACGACGGCCGACTCGATACCGGCCCGATCGCCGAGGGCAGCTATCGCGTCGAGATCAGGGAGTCGGGCTACTACGAGCGCTCGCTCTCAGTCTCCGTCGAAGGTGAGACGAGTCGCTCGGCCGCAGTCGAACCCGGTAGCGTCGCCCTCTCCGTGAGCGTGACCGACGCGCGAACCGGCGACGCGCTCGCTGACGCGACCGTCGATGTCGACGCCGCCGGAACGGTTCGGACCGGCACCGACGGCACTCAGACCGTTCGCGTCCCGGTCAACGCCGAGGTCGGCCTCGTCGTCACGAAGGACGGCTACGAGCGCGAGTCGCTCTCGGTCGCGGTCGGGGAGTCGGCCCGGTCGGTCGACCTCGGGATCGCCCGCGAGACCGAGATATCGCTCTCGCTCGGTGCCGACTCGGTCGCCGCCGGCGGCAGCGTCGAGGCGACGGTAACCGACGCGTACGGCGATCCGGTCGCCGGTGCGACGATCCTCCTCGACGGCGACGCCGTCGCCGAGACCGGCGCCGGCGGAACCGCCTCGGTCCCGGTCGAGACTGGCGGCGAGCACACCGTCCGTGCCCGTGCCGGCGGCGAACTGAGCGAGCAGGAGTCGGTGACCGCGAGCGGCGACGGAGCCGACGGCGACGACCCGACGACGGAACCGACGACGCCCATCGGGACCGAGTCCGCGTCCAACGGGACCGCCGGCTCCGCGGCGACCGAGGCTCCCGACCGAGTCGAAACTCCCGAACCGGTGGTGACGGCGACGCCGGTGAACGCCTCCAGTTCGCCGTTCGCGGGGCTACCGATCCCGGACCTCCCGCTCTCCGGACCGATCGTTCCCGACCTCGGCAACCGCGAGGGGCTACTGGGCGTGCTACCGCCGATTCAGGGGTCGCTCCGCATCATGCTCGTCCTCGCCGGCATCGGCGCGTTCGGCCTGGTGCTCTCGGTGCTGCGAGAAGATCAGCTCTGAGCCGTTACTCTTCGAGATAGCCGACCAGTTCGGAGGGTGATACTGGGATGCCGCCACCCTGTGCGAACGTCGGGCCGCCACCGCCCCCGCCGCCGAACTCCT
It includes:
- a CDS encoding acyl-CoA dehydrogenase family protein; the encoded protein is MHTQSESALTDEQRAIRDAVEEFALEELRPEAQELDAEETFPEDAWDDLAELDLTRLTVPAEYGGFDADNATYAAVNEALAYGHLAVATALSVHCLATSCIAEFGSDDVKDEWLSEMVDGRPVGAFCLSEPGAGSNPAQMTTTAEKTEDGYRISGEKQWITNGQRAGVYIVFAKTDPDDRGSITQFLVPADYDGVKVGKKEHKLGLRASDTTGMTFDGVEIPEKYRLTPEGDGLSAAFKILTGGRLAIASQAVGVAQAALDEAIAYAGEREQFGNPIGDIGAIRQKMADMATQVEASRLLCRETARQADAGEDSRVIASMAKYFASEAAVDVTNEAVQIHGGYGYMSEFDVERFYRDAKITTIYEGTSEIQKTIIARDLLD
- a CDS encoding HAD family hydrolase, with protein sequence MNPVVYDLDGTLVSLPVDWAAARDDLAADLRDRGLDPGGRDLWDLLELTEATDTRDRFEAVVGEHERAAANEAPALPLAAELGEQSGRVGVCSLNSEAACRIALDRHGLAVDAVVGRDSLGSYKPDPEALLATLDSMGADPGNAVFVGDSERDRVTAERAGVAFRWVEE
- a CDS encoding class I SAM-dependent methyltransferase yields the protein MTDADHVDRIRADYGRWARFYDWFARATTSVGGVRAACIDALDLDVGDTVVEFGCGPGPNLPALRDAVGPSGHVVGVDVTRRMLDRARALVARRGWENVSLVQGDAATPPIGGADAVLSTFVTSLFPDPAAVVRGWCGLADRVVLASFAPRGSRPANAALWAFTRLSTELFDADGVDALAQLDRRTAAARAGLDASMDRVGSETYVFGTVTVAAGHRA